From the genome of Alicyclobacillus sp. SO9:
GCACTTTTTCAGTGACTGTGGTACGTTAACTTCGACGGAGCACATGAGCGGTACCCACTGCCAATCTGGGTGACTGCGTACGGCTTTTGCTGGAAAGTCTGCATTGAGGTCTGGCGTCATTGTGAGCATAATGCTGACAACATTTTCTGCTTCGATGTCATTCTCCATAATCATTCTGTCCAGCAGTTCTCGCGTGGCTGTGTAGATTTCTGCAGCAGAATTTTCCGCTGTAGTAGTGGCTCCCCGAATTCCCCGAACTAACAATGTCATTCGCTTGCCTCCTGTTTCAACATCTCCATGTAGGACCTCTCTACTTCTCCATATGCCACGTCCTGAACAATTGTCACTTTGCCAATATCCTCGGGCAGAACGAAAGTCCAACTGCCAGACGAACTGTGCTTCTTGTCAAAGTTCAAAATAGCAGCCAAAGCGTCAAATGGATAGTTTGGCGCTTGCACGGCCAGACCGTGATTCATCAGTGTCTGTCTTATTCGTGTAAAATTCTCTGTTGAAAGCATACCGCGATTTACTGCAATACGGGATTCAATCGTTAATCCAATGGAAACCGCCTCACCGTGGGTTAGTCCGTAATTGGAATACTGTTCAATGGCGTGGCCGACAGTATGCCCGATATTCAGCACCATACGCAGGTTCTTTTCCTGTTCGTCCTGTTCAATTACGGCTCTCTTTACGTTGATTGCACTACTGAGTAATGATTCTACTTCTGAAGCAGAGGGGATGGACGCATAGGGGAGAGCTTCTAGTCTCTCGAATAGCGAAGGGTCTCCGATGATACCATGCTTGATGACTTCAGCCATTCCCGCTCGCCACTGAGCTTCCGGCAGTGTCTGCAGGGTTTCAGTGTCATACAGTACAGCCAAAGGAGGATAGAAAGCTCCAACCAGATTTTTGCCGCGTTCCAAGTTGACTCCAACCTTCCCGCCAATGCTGCTGTCATGAGCTAACAATGTTGTTGGCATTTGGACAAACGGAATGCCCCGTAAAAAGGTTGAGGCAACAAATCCGGTCAAATCACCGACGACTCCGCCCCCGAGGGCAATGATGATGCCGTTGCGCCGCAGTCCTGCATCGAGCAGAACGTTGTATAGCTCTTCGGTCGTCTGCAGGGATTTGCTTGCGTCCCCGGGAAAGATGCTGTGAGCGTGGACTGCAAATCCTTCGGCGCGACAACTTGCCAGCACAGGTTCCAGGTAACCGTTGGACACAACAGTTGTATCCGTAACCACCATCACCACCGCGTCTTTGGATACACCTAAATCTCGTAACCAGCCTCCCGCATTTCTTCGAAGTCCCGCTCCGATGACAACTGGGTAGGAGTGGCTGTGACTGTGCACCGTCAACTGTGTCGTCATCGTTTCGCCACCCGTTCTTGGTAGGCATGAAAGTTATCTCGGATTTGCTCCATTGAATCCCCGCCAAATTTCTCAAGAAATGCGTCCGCAATCACCCAGGCAGCTACGTTTTCTCCAACAACAGAAGCCGCTGGCACTGCACAATAGTCAGAACGCTCTACCGCGGCCAACTCTGACTCCTTTGTCAGCATGTCGACACTATGCAGGGGTTTATACAAGGTACTGATAGGTTTCATGGCAACACGCAACACAACTGGCTGTCCGTTGGTTACACCGCCCTCCAACCCGCCGGCTCCGTTACTCGGGCGGACATATGAGGACCCATTGTACTCGATTGCATCGTGGACCTTTGATCCAAACCGTCGTGCAGCCTCAAAACCGAGTCCGATTTCTACCCCTTTGATAGCCTGAATGCTCATCATTGCACTTGCAAGACGGCCGTCAAGTTTTCTGTCAGGATGCGCAAAGCTTCCCAGCCCCACAGGGCAGCCTTCAATGACAATCTCAAAAACCCCGCCAACAGTGTCTCCGCGTTCTTTTGCTTCGTCAATCTTTTCAATCATAGCGGCTTCCGTCGTTTTATCTGCGACCCGAACAACAGACTGCTCCGCCTGTTGTCGTAAAGTCGTTAAGTCATGAGGAACCTCTCTGACTTGTTCACCGCCGATTTCGACGACGTGTCCCGCAACCTGTATCCCAAATTGCTCCAGCAACTGGCGAGCCAGTGCACCTGCTGCAACCATGGTTGCAGTGTTTCGAGCGCTCGCTCGCTCGAGTACGTTGCGAATATCCTCGTGATCGTATTTTATCGCCCCAGCCAGGTCTGCATGCCCAGGCCTGGGACGTGTGACTTGCTTCAAATTGTCCGGTGCCTCGTCCCAGACCGACATCTTCTCCTGCCAATTTTTGAAATCGCGGTTTCCGACCAGCATTGTGATGGGTGTGCCCATAGTCTGCCCAAACCGTACACCGCTTGTTATTTCAACCGTATCTGTTTCAATTTGCATTCTGCGGCCTCTGCCGTATCCTTGTTGTCTGCGCCGCAGTTGTTCGTCAATTTCTGCTTTTGAAATGTGCATGCGGCTGGGAAATCCTTCGACGATGACTGTCAGTTGTGGTCCATGGGACTCTCCAGCGCTCAGATAGCGTATCATGTGTTTTCTCCCCACTCTCTCTATCAGAAAAAGATTTGTTGTATTATATCACGTTTCATTCCGCGGGTGAGAATTTCTCAGGCGAGTTGTCAGAGTTTTTGTGAATTGGTCTGTGGGAGTTTGTGGGTTCAAACAGCGTCTGGGTGGAAGGAGTATGTCAGAATTTTCGGGATGACACGGACTAAATAGCACATTAGGAGCATGAATGTGCCGTTACACTGTATCAGGAATGATGGGGCAGCCTGACAACCTCCGTCGCAGTGCTGCCCGCATATTTGGATTAAATAATGCTTGCTCCAAGAGTATCTGAGAAGTGCCGGAGTGCCCAGTCGTGTCCTTGCGGGTCGAAGCTTGCTACCCCCTGACTGTGAATAGTCAACTGAAAAGACTTGTTGTAGGCGTCTACTGCGGTGTGAAGCACACAGATATCCGTACAGACTCCTACTAAGTGGAGTTGGGTAATACCTTGGGAGCGAAGCGTCAATTCCAAGTCCGTACCAGCAAAGGCGCTGTAACGAGTCTTGTCCATCCACTTAAAGTTGTCCGGGAATCCCGCATCCGCCAATTCGGTGATATATGTGCCGAGTTGTCCATACAGTTTTCTTCCCTCTGTACCCCGCAGGTTATGCGGAGGAAACAACTTTGTCTCAGGGTGATAAGGGTCTCCTTCGTCATGTACATCGACTGCCATGACTACAAGTCTTCCGTCTTGAACGAACTTTTTCGTCAGGTCCGTAATGTATTTGTCTACGTCTTGACCGGGTTGTCCGCATGTCAGGCTGCCTTCGTCAGCGATGAAGTCATTGGTATAGTCAATCACAATCAGGGCTTCTGGCACCGCATTTTCCTCCTTTGCTCAGGCCTTGCTTTGAACCGCCTTCAGCAAGATCTGCACGCACTGTTCTGCATCCCGCAAGTCGACAATTGGACTGCTGGAGTCGACATAGCGAACCGGGTAGGAAATTCCTCCGGTTGGAATTCCTGTAGTAGACAAGTGTAGTGTGCCAGCATCAGAACCAGCGTCTGGGCGCACTTCAAATTGGACATCAACGTTTGCCGATTTTGCAGCGTCAATCAGATGGTCTTTGACTGCGACGGGCACGACAATGCTCTTATCCATGATTTTTACAGCGGGTCCTTTGCCGAGTTTTACTTCCATTCGTTTCGATCCCGGTGTATCACCAGCTGGCACGCCATCTATGACCAGCGCCCAATCCGGCTGTACGCGGTGTGCGACGGTTTTGATGCCGCGGTTTCCAACAGTTTCCTGTGATGTAAACGCCAGCGTGACCTGTTTTCCGTCTGCTGCAGCCTGTCGAAACACTTCAATAGCGACAGCACAACCTACGCGGTTATCCAGTGCGCGTCCGCTAAGAGCATGGTCGCCGATACTAACCAGTTCTTCGGTAACGACGCCTGCCAAACCAATATAAACACTGTCCTGTGCGGCTTCTTTGGAAGAAGCTCCAATGTCGACATACAGTTTGTCAAAGGTGATGGCTTCCTTGTCTTTTACTTGTTCGGCCTGCAATACGCCGTGCACTCCGTTCGAAAACAGAATTTGGCGGCCAATTAATTGCGTCGGCGCGAGATTGCCTACACTCACCAGGCGCAAAAATCCACAGTCATCAATGTGAATTACCATAACACCCGGTTCATCCATATGTGCCGTAAGTAATGTGTGAGGGCCGTCTCCACGCTTGTGTGCCACGGCATTTCCCAGTGTATCGATATAGGTTTCGTCGGCGTAGTCCTTCACAATGGAAAGCAAGTATTCTGCCAAAGCCTGCTCAGATCCTGATGGTGCAGTGAAACCTGCCAGCTTTGTAATCAGCTCTCTCAACATAACCCCTCCTCTAAAGGCTTGATGCTGCAGCATCCGTCCACGCCCCTGCAGCAAGTTCATGCAGGATGGCTTTCACTAGACGGATTGAATTTTGATAATCATCAAGGGAAATAATCTGGGCTGGTGCATGAATATATCGTACTGGAACTGAAATCGCTCCTCCAACAACCCCGTTTCGTGTCTGATGAATTGACCCGAAGTCATTGGAGCCACCTCTTACGCGGCGGAACTGATACGGAATATCGTTCTTCTGCGCAATGGAAACCATAAAATCAAGGAAGCGTTTGTCAGCAATGGTCAGTCCGTCAAAGACGGTGAAG
Proteins encoded in this window:
- a CDS encoding peptidase M42, yielding MLRELITKLAGFTAPSGSEQALAEYLLSIVKDYADETYIDTLGNAVAHKRGDGPHTLLTAHMDEPGVMVIHIDDCGFLRLVSVGNLAPTQLIGRQILFSNGVHGVLQAEQVKDKEAITFDKLYVDIGASSKEAAQDSVYIGLAGVVTEELVSIGDHALSGRALDNRVGCAVAIEVFRQAAADGKQVTLAFTSQETVGNRGIKTVAHRVQPDWALVIDGVPAGDTPGSKRMEVKLGKGPAVKIMDKSIVVPVAVKDHLIDAAKSANVDVQFEVRPDAGSDAGTLHLSTTGIPTGGISYPVRYVDSSSPIVDLRDAEQCVQILLKAVQSKA
- a CDS encoding cysteine hydrolase family protein, which gives rise to MPEALIVIDYTNDFIADEGSLTCGQPGQDVDKYITDLTKKFVQDGRLVVMAVDVHDEGDPYHPETKLFPPHNLRGTEGRKLYGQLGTYITELADAGFPDNFKWMDKTRYSAFAGTDLELTLRSQGITQLHLVGVCTDICVLHTAVDAYNKSFQLTIHSQGVASFDPQGHDWALRHFSDTLGASII
- the aroB gene encoding 3-dehydroquinate synthase; translation: MTTQLTVHSHSHSYPVVIGAGLRRNAGGWLRDLGVSKDAVVMVVTDTTVVSNGYLEPVLASCRAEGFAVHAHSIFPGDASKSLQTTEELYNVLLDAGLRRNGIIIALGGGVVGDLTGFVASTFLRGIPFVQMPTTLLAHDSSIGGKVGVNLERGKNLVGAFYPPLAVLYDTETLQTLPEAQWRAGMAEVIKHGIIGDPSLFERLEALPYASIPSASEVESLLSSAINVKRAVIEQDEQEKNLRMVLNIGHTVGHAIEQYSNYGLTHGEAVSIGLTIESRIAVNRGMLSTENFTRIRQTLMNHGLAVQAPNYPFDALAAILNFDKKHSSSGSWTFVLPEDIGKVTIVQDVAYGEVERSYMEMLKQEASE
- the aroH gene encoding chorismate mutase translates to MTLLVRGIRGATTTAENSAAEIYTATRELLDRMIMENDIEAENVVSIMLTMTPDLNADFPAKAVRSHPDWQWVPLMCSVEVNVPQSLKKCIRLLLHVNTDKKQQDMVHVYLREAIRLRPDLAGEDNA
- the aroC gene encoding chorismate synthase, which produces MIRYLSAGESHGPQLTVIVEGFPSRMHISKAEIDEQLRRRQQGYGRGRRMQIETDTVEITSGVRFGQTMGTPITMLVGNRDFKNWQEKMSVWDEAPDNLKQVTRPRPGHADLAGAIKYDHEDIRNVLERASARNTATMVAAGALARQLLEQFGIQVAGHVVEIGGEQVREVPHDLTTLRQQAEQSVVRVADKTTEAAMIEKIDEAKERGDTVGGVFEIVIEGCPVGLGSFAHPDRKLDGRLASAMMSIQAIKGVEIGLGFEAARRFGSKVHDAIEYNGSSYVRPSNGAGGLEGGVTNGQPVVLRVAMKPISTLYKPLHSVDMLTKESELAAVERSDYCAVPAASVVGENVAAWVIADAFLEKFGGDSMEQIRDNFHAYQERVAKR